The Dehalobacter sp. DCM sequence TAATTTTGGCAGATTCAAATAGTATACTCTAGGTTTCAATCCCAGTTCCGGCTGGATGACTTCAGCCTGAGCAATCAGATCGCGGAAATCTTCCTCTTCTCCGAATTTGATCGCTTCTGTTGCGCAGGCATCGACACAGCGCGGCAGTTCACCTTCGTCGACCAGATGTGCACAGCCAGTGCATTTTTGTGGAACTTCCAAGGCGTCATTCCAATAAATTGCGCCGTATGGACAAACATCAGTCAACGCTTTTTTTCCCTTCGCTTTAGCGGGGTCAATAATAACCAATCCGTCCGCACGTTTGTATACGGCACCGCTGTCATCGTGTCTTAGGCAAGCGGGATCGTCGCAATGCATGCATAGGCGGGGAAAGTAAGCGACATTAACTTTGGGTACACTGCCGTGAACCGTTTCACTGACTTTCATCCAGAAATGGCCCATGTCCGGCTGCGGTTTAGCAATCGGAGACCAGTCATTGTCGACATGTTCATCTTTGCAAACCAATTGACAGCCATAGCAACCATTACATCGTGCAACATCGATAACAAATACTTTCATTATTTCACACCTCCGACAATCCAGGATGAGAGACAGACGCCTGTACCCGGATCATAATTTCTGTTAAACGCTTCAGGATATGCTGCTTTTAACGCATCGACATTGCATTTTTCTACATTAACCAAAAAGCCGCTGGTGACCTCGCCAGCACAGTTTTTCGACACTGTCATTGAGGGGCAGATCAGGTTGTTGGCTCCGCCGCGGTCACCGGTACCGGCATCGATGGGATCCAGACGCGCGCCATGGTCCTGATAAATTACATTCGGTCTGATTCTTTCAGTAACATAGGCACCGCCTAAAACCCAGCCGCGATCGTTGAACAGCTTTATTACGTCTCCGTTTTGGATGCCAAGCGGTTCGGCATCGGCAGGATTGATCCAGATTGGTTCATAGAGATAACCGTCGCTGCCTTTTACCTTACAGGTTGGGATTTCCCTCAACCAGGAAATATCATCGAGGTTAGCATGAACCCGCCAGCGTGGATGGTTTGATACCAGTAGGAACGGAAAAGTTTCCGATCTCGGGTGCAAAAAACTCTCCGAATGGCTTTCGCCGTAAGCGATCCATTGCGGATAAGGTCTCCGCTCTTTGTCATCCGGGAAAACATCAGCCAGATCTTCAGAGTAGATTTCCAATAGACCGGAGGAAGTTTCCAAAGGATAATTCTCAGGGTCATTGCAGAAATTACCGAATCCTGGAACGTCATTTTCCCAGCCCTCAGCAGTCGGTACCATATAGTATCCTTTGTCTAAGAATTCCTCAAAGCTGAGACGGTCAGCAAGGCCGGAATCCATAAAGCCTTTTTTGATCCAGCCCATGGCATCTTTGCCGTCGGTATACGCATCATATAGTCCAAGCTTTTTCGCAACCTCGCCGACAGCTTCCCAGTCGCTCTTCGATTCTCCGATGGGTTCAATACACTGATCTTCAAAGAAGAGATGATTAAAATTCCCGCTTAAAGTATCAACGGAAATATCCATTGTTTCAAATTTAGTATTTGTCGGCAAAATAATATCGGCAAAGAGGCAATCGTTTTCCAGCCAGGGGTGCTGAGCCACTACACATTCCACTTTAGGGCTTCTCAGCGCGCGGATCATTTCGTTGCCTTCGGTCCAACAGGTTGTCCAGCATGGTGTGTCAGTCCAGATCATATGAATCTCAGAACCACCGTCTTCGATCGGATAGCGATACTCCATGAACTGGTCCTCCCGCGGATAACCGGCCATTGTCTGTCCATACCACGTCAGTGGTTCATCGCTCAGAATCGCCTTTGCGATCAGCGTTTTAGGCAGAAATTGCGGTGACATTGTATAACGCCAGCCGGTATACGCAGATTTAACATTGGGAATCACTTCGCTTCGGGGTGCAGGCATCTGCTCATTCATGCCAAATAATTGCCATTCAATAAACTTTACCTGGCCGCGGCCGGGTTTACCTAACCCCTGCATCGCCAATAAACACACTTCCATACGGGCCGGTTCATGGGAATAGCAAGAGCGTATATACGATCCGCCGTTACAGTGAGCAATCGATGTCGCTTCTTTGGCCCATTTTCTAGCCAATGCTTTAATCGTATAGGCAGGGACCCCGCATATTTTTTCAGCCCATTCCGGCGTTTTTGCTTCCGTATTGTCTTCACCAAGGGCATGACGTTTCAAATATTCAAAACCGATAGTATGCGTTTTGATATATTCCTCGTCATAAAGATTTTCAGTTATCCAAACATAGGCAATCGCAAATTGCAGGGCCAGGTCGGTATTCGGCAAAACGGGTATCCACTTGTCGG is a genomic window containing:
- a CDS encoding molybdopterin-dependent oxidoreductase, yielding MAKNNAKKTCYKGIGMCGFGSGSNSAEVDVQDGKIVRIRNFRYDQKYTPEHMRPWKMEVNGKTFEPTMKSLLPPYSMIYKKRAYSANRIPYPMKRVDWDPEGERNTENRGISKFVRISWDEATDLIAKELKRVNAKYGPYAVLAQGDGHGETKTVHAAHGCQMKLLDLMGGYTLQARNADSWEGWYWGAKHVWGQDPVGQGKQTNLFKDISENSKMVLFWGCDPETTTWGWGGQQASRLCYWFSDIGIKSVYICPDLNYGAAIHADKWIPVLPNTDLALQFAIAYVWITENLYDEEYIKTHTIGFEYLKRHALGEDNTEAKTPEWAEKICGVPAYTIKALARKWAKEATSIAHCNGGSYIRSCYSHEPARMEVCLLAMQGLGKPGRGQVKFIEWQLFGMNEQMPAPRSEVIPNVKSAYTGWRYTMSPQFLPKTLIAKAILSDEPLTWYGQTMAGYPREDQFMEYRYPIEDGGSEIHMIWTDTPCWTTCWTEGNEMIRALRSPKVECVVAQHPWLENDCLFADIILPTNTKFETMDISVDTLSGNFNHLFFEDQCIEPIGESKSDWEAVGEVAKKLGLYDAYTDGKDAMGWIKKGFMDSGLADRLSFEEFLDKGYYMVPTAEGWENDVPGFGNFCNDPENYPLETSSGLLEIYSEDLADVFPDDKERRPYPQWIAYGESHSESFLHPRSETFPFLLVSNHPRWRVHANLDDISWLREIPTCKVKGSDGYLYEPIWINPADAEPLGIQNGDVIKLFNDRGWVLGGAYVTERIRPNVIYQDHGARLDPIDAGTGDRGGANNLICPSMTVSKNCAGEVTSGFLVNVEKCNVDALKAAYPEAFNRNYDPGTGVCLSSWIVGGVK
- a CDS encoding 4Fe-4S dicluster domain-containing protein, which encodes MKVFVIDVARCNGCYGCQLVCKDEHVDNDWSPIAKPQPDMGHFWMKVSETVHGSVPKVNVAYFPRLCMHCDDPACLRHDDSGAVYKRADGLVIIDPAKAKGKKALTDVCPYGAIYWNDALEVPQKCTGCAHLVDEGELPRCVDACATEAIKFGEEEDFRDLIAQAEVIQPELGLKPRVYYLNLPKLFVAGVLYDPQVNEIIENAEITLTDLSSKTNWTTKSDDFGDFWFRRLDSGQYSLMIQADGYKSYEITAINLDKSVNIGAIPMEKLN